TTCTTGAATCTGCTGGGAGTCATACCGACGTATCTTCTGAAGGCGTTGTAGAATGTTGACTGGCATCCGAAGCCGAGCTTGGGATACAGCTCTCTTACGAGAGACGGGGCGCCGCCCTTCAGCATTGTCTTCGCCTTCTCGACCTTGGCCCTGTTCACATACTCCCAGATCTTCACGCCCGTCTCGCGCGAGAACGTGCGTGAGAGATGTTCTCGACTCACCC
The sequence above is a segment of the Candidatus Eisenbacteria bacterium genome. Coding sequences within it:
- a CDS encoding AraC family transcriptional regulator, yielding MKKRQKFMNTARSVVPGVRFSSQLSPVVKKAAGYIEKNLLSIETSSDISNALGVSREHLSRTFSRETGVKIWEYVNRAKVEKAKTMLKGGAPSLVRELYPKLGFGCQSTFYNAFRRYVGMTPSRFKKGDTKKKSKRR